The following coding sequences lie in one Synechococcus sp. PCC 7336 genomic window:
- a CDS encoding NAD(P)/FAD-dependent oxidoreductase encodes MVNRYIIIGAGVAGISAAEQIRRLSPDAEVQVINGEPYPFYRRLSLSTYLQGSTPLESLTVKQPEEYEALNIDVIQGRVARVEPQANRVVLTNGTPIAYTGSIVATGGHAIAPPIKGLDLKGVRLGYWDMDDTFWYEEQFKTVKNAVIVGAGVLGLELADCCNRAGLNVMMLQLGDRLGEPLTDTAAGEILAKRVRDTGADFRLLTSATEIVGDESGHVVAVRASNGEEFPADIVGVCCGIRPNASFLEGSGILVEKGCIVVDEHLRTNFDNIYAAGDCTWVQGGMMLGRRPNRTWQVATMQGIAAATNLMGQATVYNEGLFYNAGVLYDIPYTLLGVFDPPEGQGYTSRTYDPGKGDYNYFKLTFKDGKLVGALLMGRQRRTQILRKMIEGQMVVAGHEHQLMDAKFKPKHLKEVETAGDRDVEEKLATYSSR; translated from the coding sequence GTGGTCAATCGCTACATCATTATCGGAGCGGGTGTAGCTGGCATTAGCGCAGCAGAGCAAATTCGCCGCCTAAGTCCAGACGCCGAGGTTCAAGTTATTAACGGCGAACCTTACCCCTTCTACCGGCGGCTGTCTCTGTCGACTTACCTACAAGGCAGCACCCCCCTAGAATCGCTCACCGTCAAGCAACCCGAAGAATACGAGGCCCTCAATATCGATGTGATACAAGGTCGCGTCGCTCGGGTCGAACCCCAAGCCAATCGAGTGGTTTTAACCAACGGTACCCCGATTGCTTACACCGGTTCGATCGTCGCTACTGGCGGTCACGCGATCGCCCCTCCCATCAAAGGTCTGGACCTCAAAGGAGTGCGCCTGGGCTACTGGGATATGGACGATACCTTCTGGTATGAAGAGCAATTCAAAACCGTCAAAAATGCAGTCATCGTCGGGGCCGGAGTCTTGGGCCTAGAATTGGCTGACTGCTGCAACCGCGCGGGATTGAATGTGATGATGCTGCAGTTGGGCGATCGCCTGGGCGAGCCGCTAACAGACACCGCGGCTGGCGAAATCTTGGCCAAGCGAGTGCGAGATACTGGCGCAGATTTTAGGTTGCTGACCTCTGCCACCGAGATTGTCGGCGATGAAAGCGGGCATGTTGTGGCGGTGCGAGCTAGCAATGGTGAAGAATTCCCCGCCGATATTGTTGGGGTTTGCTGCGGCATTCGGCCCAATGCGAGCTTTTTAGAAGGATCTGGCATTCTGGTGGAAAAGGGCTGCATTGTGGTGGACGAGCACCTACGCACCAACTTTGACAATATCTATGCCGCTGGCGATTGCACTTGGGTACAGGGGGGAATGATGCTGGGTCGGCGACCCAACCGCACCTGGCAGGTGGCTACCATGCAGGGGATTGCAGCAGCCACAAACCTCATGGGACAAGCTACTGTCTACAACGAAGGTCTGTTCTACAATGCGGGCGTTCTTTACGACATTCCCTACACACTGCTGGGGGTCTTCGACCCGCCAGAGGGTCAAGGCTACACCAGCCGTACCTACGATCCGGGCAAAGGGGACTACAACTACTTCAAGCTGACCTTCAAGGATGGCAAGTTGGTAGGGGCTCTGCTGATGGGTCGCCAGCGACGCACTCAGATCTTGCGCAAGATGATTGAGGGGCAGATGGTGGTTGCCGGACACGAGCATCAGTTAATGGATGCCAAGTTCAAGCCCAAGCATCTCAAGGAGGTGGAGACGGCAGGCGATCGCGATGTGGAGGAGAAGCTCGCCACCTACTCCTCGCGATAA
- a CDS encoding bifunctional ADP-dependent NAD(P)H-hydrate dehydratase/NAD(P)H-hydrate epimerase — translation MGQSARVDRFLVTAAQMQAIEHSVFAAGMPVAALMEKVGGLLFDRLRARFPRRDYPTVGILVGPGHNGGDGLVVARELLLAGYEVRVWMPSERAKPLTADHARYLRWLGATRASSYEELQSCHWLIDGLFGFGLTRSLEGIWAETVDWANRSGLPMVSIDLPSGLETDTGETLGTAVRATATYCLGLWKRGLLQDRALEAIGQAELIDFGLPLPAISDVLGEPPQLERITGKWVRDRLPPQRWGTALHPPNPDTHKYTHGHLLLVCGSARYSGAAILTALGARPSGVGMLTAVVPQSIQLLVRQWLPEALVVPCAETEAGCMGELPELDLGRYTAIAVGPGMDADIDEFVRGLCDRTRELPLVVDADGLNAIARLGVSSLKGRLASTVLTPHLGEFRRLFPQIESADRIRAAQEAAKQSGTTVLLKGARTAIGNPDGRAWLNPDSTPALARGGSGDVLTGLIGGLLAQGIAPEAAAGIGTWWHARAAIALAERDGPSGVDPLHLAQNLGVFLQQQVTNTAS, via the coding sequence ATGGGTCAGTCCGCCAGAGTCGATCGCTTCTTGGTGACGGCGGCCCAAATGCAGGCCATCGAACACTCTGTTTTTGCTGCCGGGATGCCCGTCGCAGCGCTGATGGAGAAAGTCGGTGGCCTGTTGTTCGATCGCCTTCGCGCTCGCTTTCCCCGGCGGGATTATCCAACGGTCGGGATTCTTGTCGGACCGGGGCACAACGGCGGCGATGGCTTGGTGGTGGCGCGGGAATTGCTGCTGGCGGGCTATGAAGTGCGGGTCTGGATGCCCAGCGAGAGGGCGAAGCCGCTGACGGCAGACCACGCTCGGTATTTGCGATGGCTGGGAGCAACGCGGGCGAGCTCCTATGAAGAATTACAGTCCTGCCATTGGCTGATTGACGGATTGTTTGGGTTTGGACTGACGCGATCGCTGGAAGGGATTTGGGCCGAGACAGTTGATTGGGCTAACCGATCCGGCCTGCCGATGGTCAGTATCGATCTGCCGTCAGGACTGGAAACCGATACGGGCGAGACGTTGGGAACAGCAGTGCGAGCAACGGCGACCTATTGTTTGGGGCTGTGGAAGCGGGGTTTATTGCAAGATCGGGCTCTGGAGGCGATCGGACAGGCTGAGTTGATTGATTTTGGCTTGCCACTGCCAGCCATCTCGGACGTTCTGGGGGAGCCGCCCCAGTTGGAGCGCATTACGGGCAAGTGGGTACGCGATCGCCTGCCTCCCCAACGCTGGGGAACCGCGTTGCATCCCCCCAATCCCGACACCCATAAATACACCCACGGACATTTACTGCTAGTTTGCGGGTCGGCGCGATATTCGGGGGCGGCCATTCTGACGGCGTTAGGGGCGCGTCCGAGTGGAGTGGGAATGCTGACGGCGGTCGTGCCCCAGAGCATTCAGCTGCTGGTGCGGCAGTGGCTGCCCGAGGCACTGGTGGTGCCTTGTGCGGAAACGGAGGCTGGCTGTATGGGCGAGCTGCCGGAGTTGGACCTGGGGCGGTATACGGCGATCGCCGTCGGTCCCGGTATGGATGCCGATATTGACGAGTTCGTGCGGGGACTTTGCGATCGCACTCGGGAGCTGCCGCTGGTCGTCGACGCGGACGGCTTAAATGCGATCGCCCGCTTGGGGGTGTCCTCCCTCAAAGGGAGACTCGCCTCCACCGTTCTGACGCCACATTTAGGCGAATTCCGCCGCTTGTTTCCCCAGATTGAGTCGGCGGATCGCATTCGAGCGGCGCAGGAAGCCGCCAAGCAATCGGGAACGACGGTTCTGCTAAAAGGGGCGCGGACGGCGATCGGCAATCCCGACGGGCGAGCTTGGCTGAATCCAGATAGCACTCCGGCTCTGGCGCGCGGCGGCAGTGGGGATGTGCTGACAGGCTTAATCGGGGGGTTGTTGGCACAAGGCATTGCACCGGAAGCGGCGGCGGGAATTGGCACTTGGTGGCACGCCAGAGCGGCGATCGCCTTAGCGGAACGAGACGGTCCTAGCGGTGTCGATCCACTCCATCTGGCTCAAAATCTAGGCGTCTTTCTTCAACAGCAAGTAACTAACACTGCCAGCTAA
- the crtA gene encoding cyanoexosortase A, with translation MFELSNRDIWTARVQYSRASKNWLIAIFVGLVGIHLISVWSSDNVNLWSASCLFWAATIASLWRCRQALRCESSLAAIVTSFLLIAWILYKSLHLFDADIFLRVSPILSLLGFGLLASGFQGLRPYAKAFQLLGFLAFPWELLYLLDITTSTAKFSAAVLNAIGFEVQRQGFLVALPNGAIEVFNGCSGVQLIAQLMGFTWLYLCWVAPKPIVRGIVAIAAVLLGFAINGLRVTLMAVLANAAAYDWLAYWHLGDGSLLFPLAAAALFGLFLWSVHKLLVCPQLSRACV, from the coding sequence GTGTTTGAACTTTCCAACCGCGACATCTGGACTGCCAGAGTGCAATACTCGCGAGCTTCGAAAAACTGGCTGATAGCCATCTTTGTAGGACTTGTAGGCATCCATCTCATCTCGGTTTGGAGCAGCGATAACGTGAATTTGTGGAGTGCGAGCTGTCTATTTTGGGCGGCGACGATCGCCTCCCTCTGGCGCTGCCGCCAAGCCTTGCGTTGCGAAAGTAGTCTTGCGGCTATCGTCACCAGTTTCCTACTCATCGCCTGGATACTCTATAAAAGCCTGCACCTCTTCGACGCCGATATTTTCTTGCGAGTTTCCCCCATCCTGTCGCTTTTGGGCTTCGGCCTACTTGCCTCGGGCTTTCAAGGATTGCGCCCTTATGCCAAAGCCTTTCAACTGTTGGGATTTTTGGCTTTCCCTTGGGAACTGCTTTACCTGCTCGATATCACCACCTCGACCGCCAAATTTTCGGCAGCAGTGTTGAACGCGATCGGTTTTGAAGTCCAGCGACAGGGGTTTTTAGTGGCGCTGCCCAATGGTGCCATTGAAGTCTTCAACGGCTGTTCGGGGGTGCAACTGATTGCCCAACTGATGGGATTTACCTGGCTCTATCTCTGCTGGGTTGCCCCCAAGCCGATTGTGCGAGGCATTGTGGCGATCGCCGCCGTGCTGTTGGGCTTTGCCATCAATGGCCTGCGGGTCACATTAATGGCGGTGCTGGCAAACGCAGCGGCATATGACTGGCTGGCTTACTGGCACTTGGGCGACGGTTCCCTCCTGTTCCCCCTTGCAGCAGCAGCCCTGTTCGGCCTCTTCCTCTGGTCTGTCCACAAACTGCTGGTCTGCCCACAGCTCTCTCGCGCCTGCGTTTGA
- a CDS encoding VIT domain-containing protein: MDKRRSRQRTQRDKPPRQGWRWLSAGVVAIALLLLGTHAWATPTREELPSLFGRDGIQYTARAIEFEREPEDYGGLYAQIDGEIVAFPLQQTEVTADVAGNIARVEVRQSFTNPYDYPLEAIYQFPLPEDAAVDDMEIQIGDLVVRGEIKERQEAQQIYAEAKESGRTAALLEQERPNLFTQSLANIIPGETIDTVIRYTNTLKFEGGDYEFAFPMVVGPRYIPEDASGNVDFNRVPDVSRITPPMLPPEVRSGHDIGVTVTIDAGVPIRDVRSPSHAIDTENQNGAVRVQLADRNTIPNKDLILRYQIAGENTQATVLAQADDRGGHFASYLIPAIDYQLGEIVPKDVVFLIDTSGSQSGPPILQSKALMRQFIDRLNPDDTFSIVNFANESRALSRQPLDNTPQNRRRALAYINGLRADGGTELMNGIETVLNFPPARDSRLRSIVLLTDGLIGDDERVIGAVRDRLQRGNRIYTFGVGSATNRFLLERLAEVGRGKAEILPPAEPAEAVADKFVSTINNPVLTNIEVNWLGSGDIPEIYPQRPSDLFAKQPLVLHGRKPDGSSGRIEIVGNLASGETYRRELRVNFESGTGNPGIAQLWGRARIKDLMNQMYNRETDAGIQAVTQTALDYRLLSKYTAFVAVTETIRVDPSQPSVRQQVPVATPEGIQLRDNRNAHQPQFVYSSPEPLEILGNLLALLVLVVLLCKTQIVRKRSEMSSSTH, encoded by the coding sequence ATGGATAAGCGGCGATCGCGTCAGAGAACGCAACGAGACAAACCGCCGAGGCAGGGATGGCGGTGGCTGTCGGCAGGGGTGGTGGCGATCGCCCTCCTGTTGCTGGGAACCCATGCGTGGGCCACTCCCACTCGCGAAGAGTTACCCTCCCTATTTGGGCGGGATGGAATTCAATACACCGCTCGAGCGATTGAGTTCGAACGGGAGCCTGAAGATTACGGCGGCTTATACGCCCAAATTGATGGCGAGATTGTGGCTTTCCCGCTGCAACAAACGGAAGTCACGGCGGATGTGGCTGGGAATATCGCGCGGGTTGAAGTGCGGCAAAGCTTTACCAATCCCTACGACTATCCACTGGAGGCCATTTATCAATTCCCGCTGCCGGAGGATGCCGCCGTGGACGACATGGAGATCCAAATTGGGGATCTGGTTGTGCGGGGGGAGATAAAGGAGCGACAAGAGGCCCAGCAGATTTACGCAGAGGCTAAAGAGAGCGGGCGAACGGCAGCGCTGCTGGAGCAAGAACGACCTAATCTCTTCACCCAATCCCTCGCCAATATTATTCCTGGCGAGACGATTGATACCGTAATTCGCTACACCAACACCCTCAAATTTGAGGGGGGCGACTACGAGTTTGCCTTCCCGATGGTCGTCGGCCCCCGCTACATTCCCGAGGATGCCAGCGGAAATGTCGATTTCAATCGCGTTCCCGATGTCTCTAGAATTACCCCTCCCATGCTGCCGCCAGAGGTGCGCTCCGGCCACGACATCGGCGTCACCGTCACTATCGATGCTGGGGTTCCCATTCGCGATGTGCGATCGCCCTCCCACGCAATTGACACGGAAAACCAGAATGGGGCCGTCAGAGTTCAGCTTGCCGATCGCAATACGATCCCCAACAAAGATCTGATTTTGCGCTACCAAATTGCAGGCGAGAACACCCAAGCAACCGTGTTAGCGCAAGCGGACGATCGCGGCGGCCACTTCGCCTCTTACCTGATTCCGGCGATCGACTATCAACTGGGGGAAATTGTGCCCAAAGATGTGGTCTTCCTGATCGACACCTCGGGCTCGCAATCCGGCCCGCCCATTCTGCAATCCAAAGCCTTAATGCGGCAATTTATCGATCGCCTCAACCCCGACGACACCTTCAGCATCGTCAACTTTGCCAACGAGAGTCGGGCGCTCTCCCGCCAACCGCTCGACAATACGCCCCAAAATCGTCGTCGTGCTTTGGCCTACATCAACGGCTTGCGGGCAGATGGCGGCACGGAATTAATGAATGGCATCGAGACCGTGCTGAACTTCCCACCCGCGCGGGACAGCCGCTTGCGCAGCATTGTCTTGCTCACCGATGGGCTGATTGGGGATGACGAACGGGTGATTGGCGCCGTGCGCGATCGCCTCCAGCGGGGCAATCGCATCTACACCTTTGGCGTGGGCTCCGCCACCAACCGCTTTTTACTGGAGCGACTGGCGGAAGTGGGGCGCGGCAAAGCCGAGATTCTGCCCCCCGCCGAACCGGCTGAAGCAGTGGCTGACAAATTTGTCAGCACCATCAACAACCCCGTTCTGACCAATATTGAGGTGAACTGGCTGGGCAGTGGCGATATACCTGAAATCTATCCGCAGCGCCCCTCCGACCTGTTTGCCAAGCAGCCCTTAGTGCTGCACGGTCGCAAGCCCGACGGCAGCAGCGGCAGGATCGAGATCGTCGGCAATTTAGCCAGTGGCGAAACCTATCGGCGGGAATTAAGGGTGAATTTTGAGTCGGGAACAGGCAATCCCGGCATCGCTCAATTGTGGGGACGGGCGCGGATTAAAGACCTGATGAACCAGATGTATAACCGCGAAACGGATGCGGGCATTCAAGCGGTCACCCAAACCGCATTAGACTATCGCTTGCTATCGAAATACACCGCCTTTGTGGCCGTGACTGAAACAATCCGCGTCGATCCCAGCCAGCCGTCCGTGCGCCAGCAGGTTCCCGTCGCAACCCCTGAAGGCATTCAACTCAGAGACAACCGCAACGCCCATCAACCCCAGTTTGTCTATTCATCGCCCGAACCTCTAGAAATTCTCGGCAATCTATTGGCGCTGCTGGTGTTAGTGGTGCTGCTTTGCAAGACCCAGATTGTTCGAAAGAGGAGCGAAATGTCGAGTTCGACTCATTAA
- the cax gene encoding calcium/proton exchanger, which yields MFVAAGLSILPLAGWMGTATEEIASVAGSLWGGLLNATFGNATELIVAVFALRAGLVDVVKASITGSMIGNLLLVMGLAMFLGGLRHKEQTFQPTIARVNASAMTLAAIAILVPTAVDTTSDGLALEVMQHLSVAVALVLIGVYAMTLLFSMRTHSYLYDLKGDGGRDSRERSEVESAETEEEDSHTANVGLWIGVLLACTIAVAIESELLVSSLEAATAQLGLTALFTGVIVLPIIGNAAEHATAVSVAMKNKMELSISVAVGSTLQIALFVGPVLVLLGQWMGQPMNLDFNPFELVAVAVAVAIANSISTDGRSNWLEGILLLATYAVLGISFYFHPVIEGIG from the coding sequence GTGTTTGTGGCGGCAGGGTTGTCGATTTTGCCCCTAGCGGGCTGGATGGGAACTGCCACCGAAGAGATTGCGAGTGTGGCGGGCTCGCTGTGGGGGGGCTTGCTCAATGCCACGTTTGGCAATGCGACTGAGTTGATTGTTGCTGTCTTTGCTCTGCGGGCGGGGTTGGTGGATGTGGTCAAGGCCAGCATTACGGGGTCGATGATTGGCAATCTCCTGTTGGTGATGGGCTTGGCGATGTTTTTAGGGGGGTTGCGGCATAAGGAACAAACCTTTCAGCCCACGATCGCCCGCGTCAATGCCTCAGCCATGACCTTGGCGGCGATCGCGATTTTGGTGCCGACAGCTGTAGATACTACCTCGGATGGCTTGGCGCTAGAGGTGATGCAGCACTTATCGGTGGCGGTGGCGCTCGTGCTGATTGGGGTGTATGCAATGACACTGTTATTTTCGATGCGCACCCACAGCTATCTCTATGATTTGAAGGGGGATGGCGGTCGAGACTCTCGGGAGAGGAGTGAAGTGGAGTCTGCCGAAACAGAAGAAGAAGACAGTCACACTGCGAATGTGGGGTTGTGGATTGGGGTTTTGTTGGCCTGCACGATCGCCGTCGCGATTGAGTCGGAACTGCTGGTCTCGAGCTTGGAAGCTGCCACCGCTCAGTTGGGGCTGACGGCACTGTTTACGGGGGTGATTGTGCTACCCATTATTGGCAATGCGGCAGAACATGCCACGGCTGTGTCGGTGGCCATGAAAAACAAGATGGAGCTATCGATATCCGTGGCAGTGGGCTCTACGCTGCAGATTGCCCTGTTTGTAGGACCAGTGTTAGTGCTCTTGGGCCAGTGGATGGGGCAGCCCATGAACTTAGATTTCAACCCGTTTGAGTTGGTGGCGGTGGCGGTGGCAGTGGCGATCGCCAATTCCATCAGTACAGACGGTCGCTCCAACTGGCTGGAGGGGATTCTGCTGCTGGCGACTTATGCAGTCTTGGGCATCTCGTTTTACTTCCATCCCGTTATCGAAGGAATTGGTTAA
- a CDS encoding cyanoexosortase A system-associated protein: MPKWNPLQTPVLATVLLAIAVTAIQTLNRPQLQSVAVPSYIYPEVVPLPGWQEIPARAAETPPTLFPPPSPHAPSGEVVASTQYLYRHDTTILTIDTRYLINTNGQLKDYISELSGTLWSALRERDNVGHYGLFTDGDRAYISACLNPRGGSTVTSDRFRQNRYLYDFRPARIAAWVVGRDTIQDRRCLWTTLSVAIADYASLSQAERDLETAWFDWFAWWTANFPKT, translated from the coding sequence ATGCCGAAATGGAACCCACTGCAAACCCCAGTCCTGGCAACCGTCTTGCTGGCGATCGCCGTCACGGCAATTCAAACCCTCAACCGCCCCCAACTCCAATCTGTTGCAGTTCCCTCCTATATCTATCCCGAAGTCGTCCCCCTGCCCGGTTGGCAAGAGATTCCCGCCCGCGCCGCCGAAACCCCTCCCACGCTGTTTCCCCCTCCCAGTCCCCACGCGCCCAGCGGCGAGGTAGTGGCCAGCACTCAGTATTTATACCGTCACGATACAACTATCTTAACGATAGATACGAGATACCTCATCAATACAAATGGGCAGCTTAAGGACTATATCAGCGAGCTCTCAGGAACTCTCTGGTCTGCACTGCGAGAACGAGACAACGTCGGGCACTATGGACTTTTTACTGATGGAGACAGAGCTTACATCAGTGCCTGCCTCAATCCTCGCGGCGGCAGTACGGTCACGAGCGATCGATTCAGGCAAAATCGTTACCTCTACGACTTCCGTCCCGCCCGCATCGCGGCCTGGGTTGTGGGTCGAGACACCATTCAAGACCGACGGTGTCTGTGGACGACCCTCTCTGTGGCGATCGCTGATTATGCCTCTCTCTCCCAAGCCGAACGAGACCTCGAAACCGCCTGGTTCGATTGGTTTGCCTGGTGGACTGCGAATTTCCCCAAGACTTAG
- a CDS encoding photosystem I reaction center subunit XI: MTQSKSLVSPPDGDAQIGNFLTPVNNSPAVKFFLDWLPYKRPGMAPLARGLEIGMAHGYWLVGPFALLGPLRNEPVALVAGFLAACTIVLLMTMALSIYSYVTDDGDVFIGSKEGWSMFSSGFLVGGFGGAITAYLLIANADLISMLPGFMEDFQHLAG; encoded by the coding sequence ATGACCCAGTCTAAGTCTCTTGTTTCTCCGCCAGATGGCGATGCTCAAATTGGCAATTTCTTGACCCCCGTCAATAATTCCCCTGCCGTTAAGTTCTTCCTCGATTGGTTGCCCTACAAGCGCCCCGGCATGGCTCCGCTAGCTCGCGGCCTGGAAATTGGCATGGCTCACGGTTACTGGCTGGTGGGTCCATTTGCTTTACTCGGCCCCCTGCGCAACGAGCCAGTGGCTTTAGTGGCTGGCTTTTTGGCCGCTTGCACGATCGTGCTGTTAATGACGATGGCCCTATCGATCTATTCCTATGTCACCGACGATGGCGACGTGTTCATCGGCAGCAAGGAAGGCTGGAGCATGTTTTCCTCCGGTTTTTTGGTGGGGGGCTTTGGCGGTGCCATCACCGCTTATTTGCTGATTGCCAATGCCGATCTGATTTCCATGCTGCCTGGTTTTATGGAAGATTTCCAGCATCTTGCTGGCTAG
- a CDS encoding TIGR01548 family HAD-type hydrolase: MYAVVFDIDGVIRDVSQSYRRALADTVEEFTGRLLPRSWRPTNFDIDELKREGLWNNDWEGSREFVYRAWEQQGGDRADLAIDYGELVGFFQSRYRGRGNRPEEWEGYINDEPLLVSADYFASLDRGRVHWGFFSGATRGSAHYVLTRRLQLPEPILYAMEDGPEKPDPAGLFWVVQQLEARVRKRFDGVAYCGDTSSDMAALATARDRQPDRHWRSVGIVPPHLWGEGDRQAEFERMLFERGADIVLSRATELTPQQINDLFA, translated from the coding sequence ATGTATGCAGTTGTGTTCGACATTGACGGGGTGATTCGCGATGTCAGTCAATCCTATCGGCGGGCCCTGGCGGATACGGTAGAGGAATTTACGGGGCGATTGCTGCCTCGGTCGTGGCGACCGACGAATTTCGATATTGACGAGCTCAAGCGGGAAGGTCTCTGGAATAACGATTGGGAGGGTTCTAGAGAGTTTGTCTATCGGGCTTGGGAACAGCAGGGAGGCGATCGGGCCGATCTGGCGATCGATTATGGCGAGTTAGTTGGTTTTTTTCAAAGCCGCTATCGCGGTCGGGGCAATCGCCCGGAGGAGTGGGAGGGCTATATCAATGACGAGCCACTGCTGGTGAGTGCCGATTATTTTGCCAGTCTCGATCGCGGCCGAGTTCATTGGGGGTTTTTCAGCGGAGCCACGCGGGGATCGGCTCATTATGTCTTGACCCGTCGCCTGCAATTGCCAGAGCCGATTCTTTACGCTATGGAAGATGGTCCCGAAAAGCCCGATCCTGCTGGCTTGTTTTGGGTGGTGCAGCAGCTAGAAGCTCGGGTGAGGAAGCGATTTGACGGTGTTGCCTATTGTGGCGATACCTCTAGCGATATGGCGGCATTGGCCACTGCCCGCGATCGCCAGCCCGATCGCCACTGGCGATCGGTAGGGATTGTCCCCCCCCACTTGTGGGGAGAGGGCGATCGGCAAGCGGAGTTCGAACGCATGTTATTCGAGCGAGGAGCCGATATCGTGCTTTCGCGTGCGACCGAGCTGACACCGCAACAGATTAACGACTTATTTGCTTAG
- the lipB gene encoding lipoyl(octanoyl) transferase LipB encodes MDLPPEWSQAHAPPQLQVCSLGEVPYCSAWEWQRQRQQGMAAGDRPDGLLLLSHPPVYTLGQGADAGFLKFDPETATYEVHRVERGGEVTYHGPGQWVGYPILNLRRHRQDLHWYLRQLEQVLIETLAAFGLQGDRIPGLTGVWVNGAKLGAIGIRATQWITWHGFALNVCPDLAAFDRIVPCGIGDRPVGSMAQSIPDISMEAVRPELLRAFSRVFGLEARIVELDEWLASAHKLGVKR; translated from the coding sequence ATGGATTTGCCGCCCGAGTGGAGTCAGGCGCATGCACCCCCTCAATTGCAGGTCTGTTCGTTGGGGGAAGTTCCCTACTGTAGCGCTTGGGAGTGGCAGCGGCAGCGGCAGCAGGGGATGGCAGCGGGCGATCGCCCCGACGGCTTGCTGTTGTTATCCCATCCCCCGGTGTATACCCTCGGGCAGGGGGCGGATGCGGGATTTTTAAAGTTCGATCCCGAGACGGCGACCTACGAAGTGCATCGAGTGGAGCGGGGGGGGGAGGTCACCTATCACGGTCCGGGCCAGTGGGTGGGCTATCCGATTCTGAATCTGCGCCGCCACCGACAGGATTTGCATTGGTATTTACGCCAGTTAGAGCAGGTTCTGATCGAGACTTTGGCTGCATTTGGATTGCAGGGCGATCGCATTCCTGGTTTGACTGGCGTATGGGTGAATGGGGCGAAGCTGGGGGCGATCGGCATTCGGGCGACTCAATGGATTACTTGGCACGGCTTTGCCCTCAATGTCTGCCCGGATTTAGCAGCGTTCGATCGCATCGTGCCCTGCGGAATTGGCGATCGACCTGTGGGCAGCATGGCTCAGTCGATTCCCGATATTTCAATGGAAGCCGTTCGGCCAGAGCTTTTGCGAGCCTTTAGCAGAGTGTTTGGGTTGGAGGCCCGCATCGTCGAGCTGGACGAGTGGCTGGCTAGCGCGCACAAGCTTGGCGTCAAGCGCTAA
- the tsaD gene encoding tRNA (adenosine(37)-N6)-threonylcarbamoyltransferase complex transferase subunit TsaD, whose product MATVLAIETSCDETAAAVVTNRNVLSSIVASQIDLHAQYGGVVPEVASRAHVATVQPVVAQALSEAGVAIADLDAIAVTCAPGLVGALLVGVMAAKTLALVHHLPLIGVHHLEGHIYSGFLTQPDLQPPLLALLVSGGHTSSIHVRAEGDYETVGQTCDDAAGEAFDKVARLLGLGYPGGPAIDRLARSGNPKRFPLPEGKVKHPYNTSFSGLKTAVLRLVQKLAATGDPLPVADIAASFQATVARVLTAKAIACATDLQLPHIVLTGGVAANSELRSRLQAAAAAAGIGVAIPPLKLCTDNAAMIGAAAVAHCERGEISSLDLGVQSRLALEQIESLYPTAASTIVAAP is encoded by the coding sequence ATGGCAACAGTCCTGGCAATTGAAACAAGTTGTGACGAAACTGCCGCCGCTGTCGTTACAAATCGCAATGTTTTGAGCTCCATTGTGGCCTCTCAAATCGATCTGCATGCCCAGTATGGCGGTGTAGTGCCCGAGGTGGCCTCCCGCGCCCATGTGGCCACCGTGCAGCCAGTCGTCGCACAGGCTCTATCGGAGGCAGGCGTAGCGATCGCCGACCTAGATGCGATCGCCGTCACTTGCGCCCCCGGCCTAGTAGGAGCTTTGCTGGTGGGGGTCATGGCCGCTAAAACCCTGGCGCTGGTCCACCACCTGCCTCTGATTGGCGTTCACCACCTGGAAGGGCATATCTACAGCGGCTTTTTGACTCAGCCCGACCTGCAGCCCCCTTTGCTGGCCCTATTGGTATCGGGGGGGCACACCAGCTCGATCCACGTCCGGGCTGAAGGAGATTACGAAACGGTGGGACAAACCTGCGACGATGCTGCGGGGGAAGCCTTCGATAAGGTGGCTCGCTTGCTGGGCTTGGGCTATCCGGGCGGTCCTGCGATCGATCGCCTCGCCCGCTCGGGAAATCCCAAACGTTTCCCGCTGCCCGAAGGGAAGGTCAAACATCCCTATAACACCAGCTTTAGCGGCCTCAAAACGGCTGTTTTGCGCTTGGTACAGAAATTAGCAGCCACGGGCGATCCCCTGCCCGTAGCCGATATTGCGGCAAGCTTTCAAGCCACGGTGGCGCGGGTGCTGACCGCCAAGGCGATCGCCTGTGCCACCGATCTGCAATTACCCCATATCGTTCTGACCGGCGGCGTTGCCGCCAACAGCGAATTGCGATCGCGATTGCAGGCAGCCGCAGCCGCAGCGGGAATTGGTGTGGCGATCCCTCCCCTAAAACTGTGTACCGATAATGCCGCCATGATTGGGGCTGCAGCGGTAGCCCACTGCGAGCGCGGAGAGATTTCCTCGCTCGATTTGGGGGTGCAATCCCGCTTGGCACTGGAACAGATTGAGAGCCTCTACCCTACTGCCGCCAGCACTATTGTCGCAGCGCCCTAG